One genomic window of Monodelphis domestica isolate mMonDom1 chromosome 1, mMonDom1.pri, whole genome shotgun sequence includes the following:
- the CCDC196 gene encoding putative coiled-coil domain-containing protein 196 isoform X2: MNSTTKSARSLLHSKARRRANMQQENYLKELNEDLKLRKEELVAILKPLEEKNGTLLQNLMTNLEEKQKSLQIMRQIMVAKGDDSDDTIVLEMIQEAEELKQNLERKNMLLRREMDLLWNKQAIEDEHRCQQKEMLLKSKAEMKALKEKLQRQKDMITFQREPDKLQELHGKVIEENIDTMMNPQANDLLLHDLSENLETSEDCSKFHSTSRYSRSSGSGQKSISECGSLRSRDLSRRSRF, translated from the exons ATGAACAGTACCACAAAGTCCGCCAGAAGTTTGCTACATTCTAAAGCAAG GAGACGTGCTAATATGCAGCAAGAAAATTACCTAAAAGAATTAAATGAGGATCTGAAACTAAGAAAAGAGGAGTTGGTGGCGATACTGAAACCCTTGGAAGAGAAGAATGGCACCTTACTTCAGAACTTAATGacaaatttagaggaaaaacaaaagag TCTACAGATCATGAGGCAGATCATGGTAGCAAAAGGGGATGATTCCGATGATACCATTGTCCTGGAGATGATCCAAGAAGCAGAAGAGCTAAAACAGAACCTG gaaagaaaaaatatgttgcTTCGAAGAGAAATGGATTTGCTATGGAACAAG CAAGCAATTGAAGATGAGCATCGTTGTCAACAGAAAGAAATGCTACTCAAAAGCAAGGCAGAAATGAAAGCGTTAAAG GAGAAGCTCCAGAGGCAAAAGGATATGATCACTTTTCAACGGGAACCTGACAAACTTCAG GAACTTCATGGTAAAGTGATTGAGGAGAACATTGATACAATGATGAACCCTCAGGCAAATGACCTTTTACTACATGATCTGAGTGAGAATTTGGAGACATCTGAAGACTGCTCCAAATTTCATAGTACCTCAAG GTATTCCAGATCCTCCGGCAGTGGGCAGAAATCAATCTCTGAATGTG GGAGTTTAAGGAGCAGAGACCTTAGTAGAAGATCCAGATTCTAA
- the CCDC196 gene encoding putative coiled-coil domain-containing protein 196 isoform X1 has product MNSTTKSARSLLHSKARRRANMQQENYLKELNEDLKLRKEELVAILKPLEEKNGTLLQNLMTNLEEKQKSLQIMRQIMVAKGDDSDDTIVLEMIQEAEELKQNLERKNMLLRREMDLLWNKQAIEDEHRCQQKEMLLKSKAEMKALKEKLQRQKDMITFQREPDKLQELHGKVIEENIDTMMNPQANDLLLHDLSENLETSEDCSKFHSTSSRYSRSSGSGQKSISECGSLRSRDLSRRSRF; this is encoded by the exons ATGAACAGTACCACAAAGTCCGCCAGAAGTTTGCTACATTCTAAAGCAAG GAGACGTGCTAATATGCAGCAAGAAAATTACCTAAAAGAATTAAATGAGGATCTGAAACTAAGAAAAGAGGAGTTGGTGGCGATACTGAAACCCTTGGAAGAGAAGAATGGCACCTTACTTCAGAACTTAATGacaaatttagaggaaaaacaaaagag TCTACAGATCATGAGGCAGATCATGGTAGCAAAAGGGGATGATTCCGATGATACCATTGTCCTGGAGATGATCCAAGAAGCAGAAGAGCTAAAACAGAACCTG gaaagaaaaaatatgttgcTTCGAAGAGAAATGGATTTGCTATGGAACAAG CAAGCAATTGAAGATGAGCATCGTTGTCAACAGAAAGAAATGCTACTCAAAAGCAAGGCAGAAATGAAAGCGTTAAAG GAGAAGCTCCAGAGGCAAAAGGATATGATCACTTTTCAACGGGAACCTGACAAACTTCAG GAACTTCATGGTAAAGTGATTGAGGAGAACATTGATACAATGATGAACCCTCAGGCAAATGACCTTTTACTACATGATCTGAGTGAGAATTTGGAGACATCTGAAGACTGCTCCAAATTTCATAGTACCTCAAG TAGGTATTCCAGATCCTCCGGCAGTGGGCAGAAATCAATCTCTGAATGTG GGAGTTTAAGGAGCAGAGACCTTAGTAGAAGATCCAGATTCTAA